Proteins from a genomic interval of Nocardia sp. BMG51109:
- a CDS encoding WXG100 family type VII secretion target, translating to MTILYDPAAMNELFSDLQTHGGKMRGEIDTLNTAANNFRANLQGDSAIENFNTAHGHVTTELSDTLDKLDKLAGQVEESLNRALDADKKVGDGFAAF from the coding sequence ATGACGATTTTGTATGATCCCGCCGCCATGAACGAACTGTTCAGCGACCTGCAGACGCACGGCGGCAAGATGCGGGGCGAGATCGACACCCTGAACACCGCGGCCAACAACTTCCGCGCGAATCTCCAGGGTGACAGCGCGATCGAGAACTTCAACACCGCGCACGGTCACGTGACCACCGAGCTGTCCGACACGCTCGACAAGTTGGACAAGCTCGCCGGCCAGGTGGAGGAGTCGCTGAACCGCGCCCTCGACGCCGACAAGAAGGTCGGTGACGGCTTCGCGGCGTTCTGA
- a CDS encoding PPE domain-containing protein, which yields MTGQNESMIEPPTPGFTGVVWEAREPDRLARELTTGAGAVPMAEAAAAWTRLAAAFGSAVVEYERAIMDLRTAWQSGRSPEVIEQISTLRDWLAEAATAAGQNAARCQAQVVAYEVALLAMPNVTDMQVIQQAQQALEMVGAMLGAPIKAVAAQTDADQDAAKALASRVMRTYEGASEPFASSWQHNAPPAVAPETALASEEATAATAAAPTLPAGMSGGIGMPLGALAIPSIAAVPRPLTEYRAATMHSQAAATQQPTPQPVPVHAPGEASNPIPMAPGGAAPAAGGDATRFPRASLPGEEADHIGADTDLQAAPAVLGGVEPARHATPQPDQSAAGGPA from the coding sequence GTGACAGGACAGAACGAGTCGATGATCGAACCACCGACACCCGGGTTCACCGGCGTGGTATGGGAAGCGCGCGAGCCGGATCGGCTCGCGCGCGAGCTGACCACGGGCGCGGGTGCGGTCCCGATGGCGGAGGCCGCGGCCGCGTGGACGCGGCTGGCCGCGGCATTCGGTTCGGCCGTCGTCGAGTACGAACGGGCGATCATGGACCTGCGCACGGCGTGGCAGTCCGGTCGCAGTCCCGAGGTGATCGAGCAGATCTCCACGTTGCGTGACTGGCTGGCGGAGGCGGCCACCGCGGCCGGGCAGAACGCGGCCCGCTGCCAGGCCCAGGTCGTCGCGTACGAGGTGGCCCTGCTGGCCATGCCGAACGTGACCGATATGCAGGTGATCCAGCAGGCGCAGCAGGCGCTGGAGATGGTCGGCGCGATGCTGGGCGCCCCGATCAAGGCGGTCGCCGCGCAGACCGACGCCGACCAGGACGCGGCGAAGGCGCTGGCGTCCCGGGTGATGCGCACCTACGAGGGCGCCAGCGAACCGTTCGCCTCGTCGTGGCAGCACAACGCGCCGCCCGCGGTGGCGCCGGAGACGGCGCTGGCCTCCGAGGAAGCTACCGCAGCCACTGCGGCCGCCCCGACCCTGCCGGCCGGCATGTCCGGTGGTATCGGAATGCCGTTGGGCGCCTTGGCGATTCCGTCGATCGCGGCCGTGCCGCGGCCGCTCACCGAGTACCGGGCGGCGACGATGCACTCGCAGGCGGCGGCCACCCAGCAGCCGACCCCGCAACCGGTTCCGGTCCATGCCCCCGGCGAGGCATCGAACCCGATTCCGATGGCGCCGGGTGGAGCGGCGCCGGCCGCCGGCGGCGACGCCACCCGTTTTCCGCGCGCCAGCCTGCCCGGCGAGGAGGCCGACCACATCGGTGCCGACACCGATCTGCAGGCGGCGCCCGCCGTCCTCGGCGGCGTCGAGCCGGCCCGGCACGCGACTCCGCAGCCGGATCAGTCCGCGGCGGGAGGCCCCGCATGA
- a CDS encoding PE domain-containing protein, producing MSTETPGGVFSGVQFDPAAAGRAATGLDALGDRLSADLEAATQALTVPSAGTDEVSVRAANSANEVATSYLDSAQASVREMRKLAATLRAQAATLGAMDSANAGNLGGADTV from the coding sequence GTGAGTACCGAAACACCGGGAGGCGTCTTCAGCGGCGTGCAGTTCGATCCGGCCGCAGCCGGGCGAGCGGCCACCGGCCTGGACGCACTGGGAGATCGCCTGTCCGCGGACCTGGAGGCCGCGACCCAGGCGCTCACCGTGCCATCGGCCGGGACCGACGAGGTGTCCGTGCGAGCGGCGAACTCCGCCAACGAGGTCGCCACGTCGTATCTGGACAGCGCCCAGGCCAGCGTGCGCGAGATGCGCAAGCTCGCGGCGACCCTGCGCGCGCAGGCCGCCACGCTGGGGGCGATGGACAGTGCGAACGCCGGCAACCTCGGTGGCGCGGACACCGTGTGA
- the eccE gene encoding type VII secretion protein EccE produces the protein MYDRLRDPEFWLFRVYPLRVVVPVLLVAAVAAWIVLATTGMILVACAVAAAVALLGLIPVRGRTLTARIGAALARRQPMRPQRQIEAAPAVDVPQAEGGSYGIRWDGDLLLTMLRIDPPPDTLTLLRRGSLSTDHLLGLSRIAACLEQFDIALDSIDVVSVGARTAGTGVAAHLYEQILGPLPAVAHRTVWLVLRLDPLANAEAVEKRGGGGEGAVRAAVIATRRIANRLAADDVAVSVLTAAEMNSAVRQLTHGFDVDALTETPRSLRTEHRHLTHYRIDTALLNPRGLAEIWSTPSLTTAVTLRLCRGADRTSTRRDHSGTVVLSAVVRFDTIAEPESPPLPGLRELHGQQLRMMLDTLPIAAAGRWDRGTGYRGTLAAIEEIVVPTAGCGQLIGADEQGQGIAVSLIGDGTRHLEVIGNLDVAQQVILRATALGAHVVVHTARPDAWHTMVTHLAAPHLVSIAPRSAGASYHPPGPPPPAAAPYPSTTVLVYDGIPPAMHAGGATIVHVRNPSDPNGQIEADVTLVQDPHAPNRITVRTAAGSATVMMVTTPDEMQYIGESVVATR, from the coding sequence ATGTACGACAGATTGCGGGATCCGGAATTCTGGTTGTTCCGTGTCTATCCGCTCCGCGTCGTCGTTCCGGTGCTTCTGGTCGCGGCCGTCGCCGCGTGGATCGTTCTCGCCACCACCGGCATGATTCTCGTCGCCTGCGCCGTCGCGGCCGCGGTGGCGCTCCTCGGGCTGATACCGGTGCGCGGCCGCACCCTGACGGCGCGGATCGGCGCCGCGCTGGCCCGGCGGCAGCCGATGCGCCCGCAGCGCCAGATCGAGGCGGCCCCCGCGGTCGACGTGCCGCAGGCCGAGGGCGGCAGCTACGGCATCCGCTGGGACGGCGACCTGCTGCTCACCATGCTCCGCATCGATCCGCCGCCCGATACCCTCACGCTGCTGCGCCGGGGCAGCCTGAGCACCGATCATCTGCTCGGGCTCAGCCGCATCGCCGCCTGCCTCGAACAGTTCGACATCGCCCTGGACAGCATCGACGTCGTCAGCGTCGGCGCACGCACGGCCGGCACCGGTGTCGCCGCCCACCTGTACGAGCAGATTCTCGGCCCGCTGCCGGCCGTCGCGCATCGCACGGTCTGGCTGGTGCTCCGGCTCGATCCGCTGGCCAACGCCGAGGCCGTGGAGAAGCGCGGCGGCGGCGGCGAGGGCGCGGTGCGCGCGGCCGTCATCGCCACCCGGCGCATCGCCAACCGGCTGGCCGCCGACGACGTCGCCGTCTCGGTGCTGACGGCCGCCGAAATGAATTCGGCCGTCCGGCAACTCACGCACGGATTCGATGTCGACGCGCTCACCGAGACGCCGCGGTCGCTGCGCACCGAGCACCGGCACCTGACGCACTACCGCATCGATACCGCGCTGCTGAACCCGCGGGGCCTGGCCGAGATCTGGTCCACGCCCAGCCTCACCACCGCGGTGACGCTGCGGCTGTGCCGCGGCGCCGACCGCACGTCCACCCGCCGCGACCACAGCGGAACCGTGGTCCTGAGCGCCGTGGTGCGGTTCGACACGATCGCGGAACCGGAGTCGCCGCCGCTGCCGGGGCTGCGCGAGCTGCACGGCCAGCAGCTGCGGATGATGCTGGACACGCTGCCGATCGCGGCCGCGGGCCGCTGGGACCGCGGCACCGGATACCGGGGCACGCTCGCCGCGATCGAGGAGATCGTGGTGCCCACCGCCGGCTGCGGGCAGCTGATCGGCGCGGACGAACAGGGACAGGGCATCGCCGTGTCGCTCATCGGCGACGGCACCCGCCACCTGGAGGTCATCGGCAATCTGGATGTCGCGCAACAGGTCATCCTGCGGGCGACGGCGCTGGGCGCGCACGTGGTGGTGCACACCGCCCGGCCCGACGCCTGGCACACCATGGTGACCCATCTCGCGGCGCCGCATCTGGTCTCGATCGCGCCGCGTTCCGCCGGAGCCAGCTACCATCCGCCCGGCCCGCCGCCGCCGGCCGCGGCGCCGTACCCGAGCACGACGGTGCTCGTCTACGACGGAATTCCGCCCGCCATGCACGCCGGCGGGGCCACCATCGTGCACGTGCGCAACCCCAGCGATCCGAACGGCCAGATCGAGGCCGACGTGACGCTGGTACAGGATCCGCACGCGCCCAACCGGATCACCGTCCGGACCGCCGCGGGCAGCGCCACGGTCATGATGGTCACCACCCCCGACGAGATGCAGTACATCGGGGAATCCGTGGTCGCGACCCGATAG
- a CDS encoding YbaB/EbfC family nucleoid-associated protein translates to MVETMDELIARVQGQLNRIQDLGDSLNGIEVTETSPDGAVTVTVDGSATLLDLRFTEAIRQMTPDEFESALVGTARAAAARAFGEQAELVEAFNAEQGG, encoded by the coding sequence ATGGTCGAGACGATGGACGAGCTGATCGCCCGGGTGCAGGGCCAGCTGAATCGTATTCAGGATCTGGGCGATTCGCTCAACGGTATCGAGGTCACCGAGACGTCGCCCGACGGCGCGGTGACCGTGACCGTGGACGGCTCGGCGACGCTGCTGGACCTGCGGTTCACGGAGGCGATTCGGCAGATGACACCGGACGAGTTCGAATCCGCGCTGGTGGGCACGGCCCGCGCCGCCGCCGCGCGCGCGTTCGGCGAGCAGGCGGAGTTGGTCGAAGCGTTCAATGCCGAGCAGGGGGGATGA
- a CDS encoding WXG100 family type VII secretion target, translating to MAGAVGVEAGGVDSVVSQMEDAISTLRTSVKEIDDAAQAVVRGWKGDAHDEFVKVANEWHDESESLNKKLDELNNAVNSGKSTLVNMDSAGLGGGGGGGGGHTNL from the coding sequence ATGGCAGGTGCAGTAGGTGTAGAAGCTGGTGGCGTAGATAGCGTAGTCAGCCAAATGGAAGACGCCATCTCCACGCTGCGGACGTCGGTCAAGGAGATCGACGACGCCGCGCAGGCGGTGGTCCGGGGCTGGAAGGGTGACGCGCACGACGAGTTCGTGAAGGTCGCCAACGAATGGCACGACGAGTCCGAGTCGCTGAACAAGAAGCTCGACGAGCTCAACAACGCTGTCAACAGCGGTAAGTCCACCCTGGTCAACATGGACTCCGCCGGCCTCGGCGGCGGTGGCGGTGGCGGCGGCGGGCACACCAACCTGTGA
- a CDS encoding ESX secretion-associated protein EspG, giving the protein MTVLTNDGLLAVADRLGVQTLPLALAVGPAHDDYREWQLAQEAAVDNLTRSGIFDGSGEVTDDVAQAMRVLAQPESELAARVYSGDGTVRICLARQGLEHALAVRRGDDIEVRSEWVDEAPDAPARPVLRAMPSCAPAAIAVLRVPADDLARRLDEATTSAEYTDAFFALGMEGRDATVAGMAFGSCHTVTEIVAYRHGDGVTTPAPGAVAVYDTEHGRIVVAPTVAADHQTWATMTPGSDHRVASAVASLIEGLPGGRWAPE; this is encoded by the coding sequence ATGACGGTGCTGACCAATGACGGCCTCCTGGCGGTGGCCGACCGGCTCGGCGTGCAAACCCTGCCGCTGGCACTGGCGGTCGGCCCGGCGCACGACGACTACCGCGAGTGGCAGCTCGCCCAGGAGGCGGCGGTCGACAACCTCACCCGCTCCGGCATATTCGACGGTTCCGGTGAGGTGACCGACGATGTCGCCCAGGCCATGCGCGTGCTGGCGCAGCCCGAGTCGGAGCTGGCCGCCCGGGTGTACTCGGGCGACGGCACGGTGCGGATCTGCCTGGCCCGCCAGGGCCTCGAGCATGCGCTGGCCGTGCGGCGCGGCGACGATATCGAGGTCCGGTCGGAGTGGGTGGACGAGGCGCCGGACGCACCGGCCCGGCCGGTGCTGCGGGCCATGCCGTCCTGTGCTCCGGCGGCGATCGCCGTCCTGCGGGTGCCGGCCGACGACCTGGCGCGGCGGCTGGACGAGGCCACCACCAGCGCCGAATACACCGACGCCTTCTTCGCCCTCGGCATGGAGGGCCGCGATGCCACCGTCGCCGGAATGGCGTTCGGCAGCTGCCACACCGTCACCGAGATCGTCGCCTATCGGCACGGTGACGGCGTGACCACCCCGGCGCCCGGCGCGGTCGCGGTCTACGACACCGAGCACGGGCGGATCGTCGTGGCGCCCACCGTCGCCGCCGACCACCAGACCTGGGCCACGATGACACCGGGCAGTGATCACCGGGTGGCCTCGGCGGTCGCCTCGCTGATCGAGGGTCTGCCTGGGGGGAGGTGGGCGCCCGAATAA
- the eccB gene encoding type VII secretion protein EccB — MPAQLTTKAQVNGYRFLLRRLDHALVRRDVRMLHDPMRSQSRSLMVGVVLGILIIAGAAILAFLKPQGSIGDALIVSGKESGALYVVVKSKDGSQTLHPVLNLASARLITKSNAAPHQVKDSKLNDLARGPLLGIPGAPGALPGSGQGSGSAWTLCEQIEVSSTGSARSGGATTTVVAGGPDLGDRIHPVGSNQALLVEHDGQTYLVYDGHRARLDPTNSALVRTLGLSAHRAREVGPGLLNATSEVPPVESPTIAGAGQPGPGPLSNVPVGGVISVAGLNSGGNPDLYVVLGNGVQPISSFTAELIRNANSQGMNQIAMVPPDVLDRVPQVHTLRTDEYPSQTPAIADPKDAPVACVSWTKNPGTVSAGKSTAEGPAERAAVTLLAGTRLPVPDGEQPVEMTTADGSGDRVDAAYIEPGSGEYVQVTGMEPGSMRRESLFYVADNGIRYGIPDAATAGVLGLGSTPHLAPWSVVGQLVPGPTLSAAEALHSHDTLPSGNGSASGSARSAGDAASVPAG; from the coding sequence GTGCCAGCACAGCTGACAACCAAGGCGCAGGTGAACGGCTACCGGTTCCTGTTGCGTCGGCTCGACCACGCCCTCGTGCGCCGTGACGTGCGGATGCTGCACGATCCGATGCGGTCGCAGAGCAGATCCCTGATGGTGGGTGTCGTCCTGGGGATCCTGATCATCGCGGGGGCGGCCATCCTCGCCTTCCTGAAGCCGCAGGGCTCGATCGGCGACGCGCTGATCGTCTCCGGCAAGGAGAGCGGCGCGCTGTATGTCGTGGTGAAGAGCAAGGACGGCTCGCAGACGCTGCATCCGGTGCTCAATCTCGCCTCCGCGCGGCTGATCACCAAGAGCAACGCCGCGCCGCATCAGGTCAAGGACAGCAAGCTGAACGATCTGGCGCGCGGGCCGCTGCTCGGCATCCCCGGCGCGCCGGGCGCCCTGCCGGGCTCCGGCCAGGGCAGCGGCTCGGCCTGGACGCTGTGCGAGCAGATCGAGGTGTCCAGCACCGGCAGCGCGCGCTCGGGCGGCGCGACGACGACGGTCGTGGCGGGCGGCCCGGACCTCGGCGACCGGATCCACCCGGTCGGGTCGAACCAGGCGCTGCTGGTGGAGCACGACGGCCAGACCTACCTGGTGTACGACGGGCATCGCGCCCGGCTGGATCCCACGAATTCGGCGCTGGTGCGAACGCTGGGCCTGTCGGCGCATCGGGCGCGGGAGGTCGGTCCCGGACTTCTCAACGCGACCAGCGAGGTGCCTCCGGTGGAGTCGCCGACGATCGCCGGAGCCGGACAGCCCGGGCCCGGTCCGCTGTCGAATGTGCCGGTGGGCGGCGTGATCTCGGTGGCCGGCCTGAACAGCGGCGGCAATCCGGACCTGTATGTCGTGCTGGGTAACGGGGTGCAGCCGATCAGCTCGTTCACCGCGGAACTGATCCGCAATGCCAACTCCCAGGGCATGAACCAGATCGCCATGGTGCCACCGGACGTGCTCGACCGCGTCCCGCAGGTGCACACGCTGCGGACCGACGAGTATCCCTCGCAGACGCCGGCCATCGCCGATCCCAAGGACGCCCCGGTGGCCTGCGTGTCCTGGACGAAGAATCCGGGCACCGTCTCGGCGGGGAAGTCCACCGCGGAGGGCCCCGCGGAGCGTGCCGCCGTCACCCTGCTCGCCGGTACCCGGTTGCCGGTCCCCGACGGTGAGCAACCGGTGGAGATGACGACCGCCGACGGTTCCGGGGATCGCGTGGACGCCGCCTACATCGAGCCGGGATCCGGTGAATACGTTCAGGTGACCGGGATGGAGCCCGGAAGCATGCGCCGCGAGAGCCTGTTCTACGTCGCGGACAACGGCATTCGCTACGGCATTCCGGACGCCGCCACCGCCGGCGTCCTGGGGCTGGGCTCCACGCCGCATCTCGCGCCGTGGTCCGTCGTCGGCCAGCTGGTCCCGGGGCCGACCCTGTCTGCCGCCGAGGCGCTGCACAGCCACGACACTCTTCCGTCGGGCAACGGCAGCGCCAGCGGCTCTGCGAGGTCGGCGGGCGACGCCGCTTCCGTTCCGGCGGGCTGA
- a CDS encoding type VII secretion target, producing the protein MNHVEVTPDALRSYGHSSAAMAAGVASAGSVDQAATMAACVPVFGLIGQEFLLSFAGAQANHLSSVMELAAVHAGTALTAHEAAGTYETTDHGSGDSIRAVDA; encoded by the coding sequence ATGAATCATGTGGAAGTGACCCCCGACGCATTGCGTTCCTACGGACACTCTTCGGCGGCGATGGCGGCCGGTGTGGCGAGCGCCGGGTCGGTGGACCAGGCCGCGACGATGGCGGCGTGCGTTCCCGTTTTCGGGTTGATCGGCCAGGAATTCCTGCTGTCTTTTGCCGGGGCCCAGGCCAATCATCTGTCCTCGGTGATGGAATTGGCCGCCGTCCATGCCGGAACGGCATTGACCGCGCACGAGGCCGCCGGAACCTATGAGACGACCGATCATGGTTCGGGCGATTCCATTCGCGCCGTCGACGCGTAA